From Spea bombifrons isolate aSpeBom1 chromosome 6, aSpeBom1.2.pri, whole genome shotgun sequence, a single genomic window includes:
- the ZNHIT6 gene encoding box C/D snoRNA protein 1, with product MEESRVSDSVGFREDPEESQQTGCSKRKMSFHRCEICGGEEAKYRCPGCLKYSCSLPCVKKHKTDAGCSGVRDKTMFVPLNKFNEINLLSDYRFLEDAGRVSESAARDRLLPRQTSNKYLNFMKNRARKQGIDLKILPIGFTKRRANSTFFHKKEQRFYWHLKLQFPQSQAEYTEKRIPDNKKLEEILQKYIDPEASDAVIRQRLRVYTSSSSGVKVFMVLEQKGPGLDRFSELDLNKSLLENLRNKTVIEYPTLRVLLKDHVGDLHVLLKDHVGDLRDVARDFCKSTVYAQICRWEIFGFRDHLD from the exons ATGGAGGAGTCGCGGGTTTCGGACAGTGTGGGATTCCGGGAGGATCCAGAGGAGAGTCAACAGACAGGTTGTTCCAAACGGAAGATGTCTTTCCACAG GTGTGAGATCTGCGGTGGAGAAGAAGCCAAGTACAGATGCCCCGGGTGCCTGAAATATTCATGCAG TTTGCCATGTGTAAAAAAGCACAAGACAGACGCCGGGTGCAGCGGGGTCCGAGACAAGACGATGTTTGTTCCGCTTAACAAATTCAACGAAATAAACCTTCTGAGCG ATTATCGTTTTCTGGAAGATGCTGGGCGAGTGAGCGAGAGCGCAGCTCGAGACCGCTTGTTACCCCGCCAAACCAGTAACAAATAT CTAAACTTCATGAAGAACCGAGCGAGGAAGCAGGGCATCGATCTGAAGATACTGCCGATCGGTTTTACGAAGAGACGAGCAAACAGCACGTTCTTCCACAAGAA AGAGCAGAGGTTTTATTGGCATCTGAAGCTGCAGTTCCCCCAGAGTCAGGCcgaatacacagaaaaaag GATACCAGACAATAAAAAACTTGAGGAAATTCTGCAGAAATACATTGATCCGGAAGCATCAGATGCAGTCATTCGACAAAG GTTGAGGGTTTACACGTCGTCTTCGTCAGGTGTGAAAGTCTTTATGGTGCTTGAACAGAAAGGGCCGGGCCTGGACAG GTTCAGTGAACTGGATCTGAATAAATCCCTCCTGGAAAACCTGAGGAATAAGACGGTAATAGAGTATCCGACGCTGCGCGTGCTGTTGAAGGACCACGTTGGTGACCTGCACGTGCTGTTGAAGGACCACGTTGGCGACCTGCGCGATGTGGCACGTG ATTTCTGTAAATCCACAGTCTATGCCCAGATCTGCCGGTGGGAGATTTTTGGATTCCGTGATCATTTGGATTAA